From one Lotus japonicus ecotype B-129 chromosome 3, LjGifu_v1.2 genomic stretch:
- the LOC130746437 gene encoding uncharacterized protein LOC130746437 yields the protein MSRFSILTFLLLLFLSTEASVHDYRGEHFAAKGNAFVIHGGSEGIYSTTPNSNETSPSASNGDSYIRFDRVTFRRTKEFSNFSSWPIQAVVFEVEDRETIGGSAYGGQRAVCCTGDLAKLGVCAEGQVIYRPSQVNSDWPKVFGVPFETDDEVAVLPTKSIQITKTGMYNLYFIHCDTRLKDLAVEGKTVWKNPSGYLPGRMAPMKIFYQFMSFAFVLLGLFWFYQYVRFWKEVFPLQNCITLVITLGMFEMTLWYFDYAEFSETGIRPTGITIWAVTFGTVKRTVARLIILIVAMGYGVVRPTLGGLTSKVIMLGGTFFVASEVLELVEHVGAISDLSGKAKLFLVLPSAVLDVFFILWIFTSLSATLTKLQARRMMIKLDMYRKFTNALAVAVIVSVGWICYELHFKSNDVYNERWQNAWIIPAFWQVLSYSLLCVICALWAPSQNSTRYAYRGDDGSDEFDRDETTLTLIKPASISAKDVRIVPDARPVQGGNGVSNDDLEEDKRE from the exons ATGTCTCGTTTCTCAATTCTCACGTTTCTCCTGCTACTCTTTCTGAGCACAGAAGCTTCCGTTCACGACTACAGAGGCGAACATTTCGCCGCCAAGGGCAACGCGTTTGTCATACATGGAGGCAGCGAAGGAATCTACTCAACTACTCCCAATTCCAACGAAACTTCACCTTCTGCTTCAAATGGCGACTCTTACATTCG GTTTGATAGAGTCACATTCCGTAGAACGAAGGAATTCTCAAACTTTAGCTCGTGGCCTATTCAAGCTGTTGTTTTTGAGGTTGAAGATAGAGAGACAATTGGTGGTTCAGCGTATGGGGGTCAAAGGGCTGTCTGTTGCACCGGTGATCTAGCAAAACTCGGTGTGTGTGCTGAGGGGCAGGTAATTTACCGCCCTTCTCAGGTGAATTCTGATTGGCCTAAAGTTTTTGGTGTCCCTTTTGAAACGGATGATGAAGTAGCAGTGCTGCCGACGAAATCAATACAAATCACGAAAACTGGGATGTATAATTTGTATTTCATCCATTGTGACACAAGGCTTAAAGATTTGGCTGTAGAAGGGAAAACTGTATGGAAAAATCCCTCTGGCTATCTTCCTGGTAGAATGGCACCTATGAAAATTTTCTACCAGTTCATGTCTTTTGCATTTGTGTTGCTTGGGCTCTTTTGGTTCTATCAATATGTTAGATTTTGGAAGGAAGTATTTCCACTGCAGAACTGCATTACCCTAGTGATAACCCTTGGCATGTTTGAGATGACTCTGTGGTACTTTGACTATGCTGAATTCAGTGAGACTGGAATCAGGCCAACTGGGATAACCATATGGGCTGTCACCTTTGGTACCGTTAAGCGAACCGTGGCACGTTTGATCATTTTAATAGTAGCAATGGGCTACGGTGTTGTGAGACCTACCCTTGGCGGCCTTACATCAAAGGTTATTATGCTTGGAGGAACCTTCTTTGTCGCATCTGAAGTTCTTGAGTTGGTGGAACATGTCGGTGCCATAAGTGATCTTTCTGGAAAGGCAAAGCTTTTTTTGGTTCTTCCCTCTGCTGTATTGGATGTGTTCTTCATTCTTTGGATTTTCACCTCACTCTCTGCAACTTTAACTAAGCTTCAG GCAAGAAGGATGATGATAAAATTGGACATGTATAGGAAGTTCACTAATGCTTTGGCAGTTGCTGTGATCGTATCTGTCGGCTGGATATGTTATGAG cTTCATTTCAAATCAAATGATGTATACAATGAGAGATGGCAGAATGCATGGATCATCCCAGCCTTTTGGCAAGTTCTGTCTTACTCTCTCCTGTGTGTTATCTGTGCTCTTTGGGCACCATCTCAAAATTCAACAAG ATATGCGTACCGTGGTGATGATGGAAGCGATGAATTTGATAGGGATGAAACTACTTTGACGCTCATTAAACCGGCATCTATTTCTGCAAAGGATGTTCGAATTGTGCCAGATGCTAGACCAGTGCAAGGTGGCAATGGAGTTTCAAATGATGATTTAGAAGAAGACAAGAGAGAATAA